One part of the Vicia villosa cultivar HV-30 ecotype Madison, WI linkage group LG6, Vvil1.0, whole genome shotgun sequence genome encodes these proteins:
- the LOC131613416 gene encoding uncharacterized protein LOC131613416, whose product MAFRRETVEERRDKVGLHQHPNWLCAGFYEAVTDCNLLDIPLEGHPFRWIKSMGSDHVIEERLDRTLVTQEWLDIFPDAKLVNLLASHSEHSPILLQREPVQRNRHKNYSFRFENVWLKEEELNGVVMKGWNVEEHGGVLKRISNCATKLSDWNKVKYKQ is encoded by the exons ATGGCTTTCCGGAGAGAAACTGTAGAAGAGAGGCGTG ATAAGGTTGGTCTTCACCAACATCCTAACTGGTTGTGCGCCGGTTTTTATGAAGCTGTTACCGATTGCAATCTCTTGGATATTCCGTTGGAAGGGCATCCTTTTAGATGGATTAAGAGTATGGGTTCAGATCATGTTATTGAGGAGCGGTTAGATCGTACCCTTGTGACGCAAGAATGGTTGGACATCTTCCCTGATGCCAAACTAGTTAATTTGTTGGCTTCACATTCAGAACATAGCCCCATTTTGCTGCAGCGTGAACCGGTTCAGCGAAATCGTCATAAGAATTATTCCTTTAGATTTGAGAATGTGTGGTTAAAAGAAGAGGAGTTGAATGGGGTAGTTATGAAAGGATGGAATGTCGAAGAACATGGCGGAGTGCTGAAGCGAATTAGCAATTGCGCGACAAAACTATCTGATTGGAACAAGGTGAAATATAAACAGTAA